CGGTGAGATGTGTCAACTAAGGCAACTTTTTCCCCTTGAATTAAGAAAGAATTATAGGTGGTACCATTCCGTAGACCAAACTCGACATCAAAACGTTCTCTATCCCAGTCTAGACAACGAATGGCAGTTGTTTGAGGAGCAATTTCAACAGTTTGAACTGTCAAACGTCCTGAGTTGGGAGTAACTTGAGTGGGCTGGATGAGTGCAACCATTTGTTTTCTCCAAAAAGATTGTTATCTGAAGCGAGCTTTATGTTTCTTATATTGACCTGAAATACTCAATTAGTAAAATGCTAATTTCTAAAGATAATCATCAGAAACATTTATTCTTCATTGATATTGATTTACCATTGAAATTACTCAATGTTTATCATCAATAATGAATGTGAGAAAATGTAAATACTAAGTTAGAATATTTACGGATGTCATCAATATTTTTTCCTCCCCCTATACAAAAAATCAACAGCGAAATCGCTCATAGTGCTGGTGTTGATCTGTATGTGTTGCGCCTCGATCTCATGCACCCGTGGGTTAACGGCAACAAGTGGTTTAAGTTGAAGTACAACCTTTTGGAAGCCAAGCAGAAAAATTTCACAACATTACTTACCTTTGGTGGCGCTTATTCCAATCACATCTATGCAACTGCGGCAGCTGGTAATCTTTTCGGTTTTCGTACCATTGGCGTAATTCGTGGAGAGGAAAGGCTACCACTGAATCCGACGCTGAGTTTCGCTGTAAAGCAGGGTATGCAGCTTGTGTATTTGAACCGCGATATGTATCGACAGCGCAACACATCAGCGTTAGAGGAATATCTGCAACAACATTTTGATGAAGTGTTTATCATTCCCGAAGGTGGGAGTAATTTAAATGGTGTGCGCGGCTGTATGGAGATAATTGGTGATGCGATGCCTACGGCTGGCTACGCCTACGCATTTGATCATATATGCGTAGCATGCGGTACAGCTACCACACTAGCAGGGATTGCGCTTTCGTTGTATAAAGGACAAAGAGCGATCGCTTTTCCCGTTCTCAAAAATGGGGCATTTCTTGCACAAGAAATCGAAAGTTTGTTGACAAATTACCTCGCCTCCGATTTACCTACACCATCTAACTATCCCGCTTCCTGGGAATTGATGTGTGATTACCACTTTGGCGGCTATGCAAAGGTAAACGACGAATTGCTAATGTTTAGCCAACAGTTCACAGAGGAACATGGCGTACCCCTTGATTACGTATATACTGCTAAAATGTTTTACGGTGTGATGGATTTACTAAAGCAGGGATTTTTTGGTAAAGGTGATTCGTTGCTGCTAGTACACACAGGCGGTTTACAGGGTAATGTTGGCATGGAAGAAAGATTGCAGAGATTTTCTAAAATTTGAGTTGCCACTTAATGAAATATCAGTTAGCTTTGTATGAAATTTTACTATAACCAGTTAAATTCACACGCCAATCTTGATATTTAATACTTTTATTCAGCCACCTCCAAAAAGTTCTTTCACTTTGTCGCTACGCCGATAATATGAGGACTAACAATCGGTAATCTTGTATCAAATCTCTCATAATTCACACTAGCAAAACCAGCATTTTCTAAAGCAATCAAAGTTTCTCTATCTGGATGACAACCATCACCTATCACTTTCCAAATCGGACTAATTGTCCTTTGTAGTTGTCGTAATATAGTTCCTTGAGGTGCAGCGACGTGTTCAATAAATAAGAAGCGTCCACCTGGTTTGAGTACTCTTAAAATTGCCTGTAATGTATAATCTATATTTGGCACTGAACACAAGACTAAAGTACTAACCACAGTATCTATACTGTTATCTTCAGCATCTAACCATTCAGCATTACCAATTCGTAGGTCGATGTTTAGGCTAAGTTTTTCTGCTTGTTTTCGGAGATAGGAATGCAGATGTGGGTTTGGCTCAATTCCTATCCAGTGGATATCTTTAGGGTAGTAAGGCAGATTATGGCCTGTTCCTGGCCCAATTTCTAACACTTTACCTTGGAGATTTGCAAAAAGAGAACGTTTGCGTAGGCGTAGCCCGTCGTAGACATCGCTCGATATTTTATCATACGTGCTACTACTTTGAGCCATCATCCAGGCAAAGAAACGTTTACCAAAGTTGCTAGAAGTGCGATTTTGTGAATCTCCAATAATTTGGTTGACAATCATCATTCATTCCCTAATTTTTAAGGCTATAAGTTGGTGTGTAAAACAACCATTTATATAGTCTTAAGGTACGATAATTTGTGTTTCTCATGCCTCACCCACTTGATTCACCTGATTGGGTGATTTTGCTTAATAGTAGTTGGACAAAAATATTTACAGACGCGATATATTGCATCCCTACATTCTTTTTCAGCAGATGTCTAATGATTTAGAAATTAACCCAAGCCTATTGATTGATGCTATATAAAAAGAGCGTTCCCAAATTGGAAACGCTAAACTTTGGTAAATTCTGTTAAGATAAGATGAATTGAAATTTTCTAGTTCTTAAAATCAAGCATGAAGATTTGCTTGTTCCTGCAACCAAGGATCTACAGGTTGTCCATCTTTACGGCGT
This genomic interval from Nostoc sp. KVJ3 contains the following:
- a CDS encoding 1-aminocyclopropane-1-carboxylate deaminase/D-cysteine desulfhydrase; this encodes MSSIFFPPPIQKINSEIAHSAGVDLYVLRLDLMHPWVNGNKWFKLKYNLLEAKQKNFTTLLTFGGAYSNHIYATAAAGNLFGFRTIGVIRGEERLPLNPTLSFAVKQGMQLVYLNRDMYRQRNTSALEEYLQQHFDEVFIIPEGGSNLNGVRGCMEIIGDAMPTAGYAYAFDHICVACGTATTLAGIALSLYKGQRAIAFPVLKNGAFLAQEIESLLTNYLASDLPTPSNYPASWELMCDYHFGGYAKVNDELLMFSQQFTEEHGVPLDYVYTAKMFYGVMDLLKQGFFGKGDSLLLVHTGGLQGNVGMEERLQRFSKI
- a CDS encoding class I SAM-dependent methyltransferase codes for the protein MMIVNQIIGDSQNRTSSNFGKRFFAWMMAQSSSTYDKISSDVYDGLRLRKRSLFANLQGKVLEIGPGTGHNLPYYPKDIHWIGIEPNPHLHSYLRKQAEKLSLNIDLRIGNAEWLDAEDNSIDTVVSTLVLCSVPNIDYTLQAILRVLKPGGRFLFIEHVAAPQGTILRQLQRTISPIWKVIGDGCHPDRETLIALENAGFASVNYERFDTRLPIVSPHIIGVATK